A stretch of Castanea sativa cultivar Marrone di Chiusa Pesio chromosome 2, ASM4071231v1 DNA encodes these proteins:
- the LOC142625353 gene encoding uncharacterized protein LOC142625353 gives MSKPEKDEVLFDYISVASHVVSLVLIQVDDGIQRSVYYVSKSLHEAELRYLPLENVILAKADYIGRIAKWGMILGAFDIKYMPYTSVKSQVLADLVAKFDEPYIEEEGEKQNMDGKSVRVVSLQGSLPWKVYVDSAANQRGFEVKLIMKTEGKALEIFSDSRLVVGQVEGELEARDPRMQNYLRQVRHLRSGFKSFVLQQIPRRKNTHTDSLVTLATSSAQGLPRVILVEDLCKPAKVKKDAVQVP, from the exons ATGTCCAAGCCTGAGAAAGATGAAGTCCTGTTTGATTACATATCTGTAGCTTCCCATGTTGTTAGTTTGGTACTAATACAGGTTGATGATGGGATCCAAAGGTCAGTctattatgtgagcaaatcCTTGCATGAAGCAGAACTCCGGTACCTACCACTCGAAAATGTCATATTAGCA AAAGCTGACTACATAGGgaggattgccaaatggggtatGATTTTAGGGgcctttgatatcaagtatatgccttaCACCTCTGTTAAGAGCCAAGTTCTTGCCGACCTGGTGGCCAAGTTTGATGAACCTtatatagaagaagaaggagaaaagcaaaacatggatggaaaatcagttagAGTGGTCTCTTTACAAGGATCTCTACCGTGGAAGGTATATGTTGATAGCgctgctaatcaaagaggaTTCGAAGTGAAGCTGATTATG AAGACGGAAGGAAAGGCGCTAGAAATTTTTTCTGATTCTAGGCTGGTCGTTGGGCAGGTAGAGGGTGAATTAGAAGCCAGGGATCCAAGGATGCAAAATTACTTGAGACAGGTCAGACATTTACGATCGGGATTCAAGTCCTTTGTTTTGCAGCAAATCCCTAGAAGAAAAAATACTCATACGGATTCCCTTGTCACGCTTGCAACCTCCTCGGCTCAAGGGTTGCCTCGGGTCATCCTAGTTGAAGATTTGTGTAAACCTGCCAAAGTAAAGAAGGATGCGGTTCAAGTTCCTTAG
- the LOC142623536 gene encoding uncharacterized protein LOC142623536, whose translation MPAGQHFARIDALEIKSQIERKLGRPKAEEYFDLLAKFFGLKISKSDFNKLCIDKIGRENVRLHNHLIKSIIKNACLAKTPPSRDDKVEGSFGVKVANGYQRSGVQPLCRDIPQSPRKGRTPTFRDRKCRDRPSPLGPHGKNHSIACEDSIPKFQEQQSATELLSLGSRPPGSVEDGEEVDQAAGSPSIYSRSPVRAPLGIPLNTRGTRKVLCNGLASAFSTETCQNSGELPDTGSLRRRLEQRLEMEGLKISVDCANLLNNGLEVYLKRLIKPCLELASSRSVHKHIDQRHSPPVPGLNGMWPVRYVQKQSEPMPASISDFRVAMELNPQILGEDWPTELEKICLRAPEE comes from the coding sequence ATGCCAGCGGGTCAGCATTTTGCTCGAATAGACGCATTAGAGATAAAGTCTCAGATTGAAAGGAAGCTGGGGCGCCCGAAGGCAGAGGAGTATTTTGATCTGTTGGCAAAATTTTTTGGTCTTAAGATTAGCAAATCTGACTTCAATAAACTCTGCATTGACAAAATTGGGAGAGAAAATGTTCGACTTCATAATCATCTCATCAAATCAATCATAAAAAATGCATGCCTTGCAAAGACTCCCCCATCAAGGGATGACAAAGTAGAAGGTTCTTTCGGTGTTAAAGTGGCAAATGGGTATCAAAGAAGTGGTGTTCAGCCACTATGCCGAGATATTCCACAGTCGCCTCGAAAGGGGAGGACCCCAACTTTTCGTGATCGCAAGTGTAGGGACCGGCCAAGTCCTCTTGGGCCTCATGGGAAGAACCATAGTATTGCTTGTGAAGATTCAATCCCTAAGTTTCAAGAACAGCAAAGTGCTACAGAGCTGCTTTCTTTGGGTAGCAGACCCCCTGGTTCTGTGGAAGATGGGGAAGAAGTTGATCAAGCTGCTGGAAGCCCAAGCATTTATAGTAGGAGCCCTGTTAGAGCTCCACTTGGCATCCCCTTAAATACCCGAGGGACAAGGAAAGTGTTATGTAATGGATTAGCATCTGCATTTTCCACTGAGACTTGTCAGAACAGTGGCGAGCTACCTGATACCGGTTCTTTGAGGAGGAGATTGGAGCAGAGGTTGGAGATGGAGGGATTAAAAATCTCGGTGGACTGTGCCAACTTGTTGAACAATGGCCTTGAAGTTTATCTGAAGAGATTGATAAAGCCCTGTTTGGAACTTGCTAGTTCCAGGTCTGTACACAAACACATAGACCAACGACATAGTCCTCCTGTACCTGGTTTAAATGGGATGTGGCCTGTGAGATATGTACAAAAACAAAGTGAGCCCATGCCTGCATCCATTTCAGACTTCCGGGTTGCAATGGAATTGAATCCCCAGATACTTGGAGAAGATTGGCCGACAGAACTTGAGAAGATTTGCTTGCGTGCGCCAGAGGAATGA